Genomic DNA from Selenomonas sp. oral taxon 126:
CTCGTAGCGGGGACAAAGTACCGTGGCGAATTCGAGGAGCGGCTCAAGAATGTCGTGGACGATGTCATCAAGGCGAAGAACATCATCCTCTTCATCGACGAGATCCATACGCTCATCCGCGCAGGCGGAGCCGAGGGCTCTCTTGATGCGGCAAATATTCTGAAGCCTGCGCTTGCGCGCGGCGAGATGCAGATCATCGGTGCAACGACGCTCAGCGAGTACAAGAAGCATTTTGCAAAGGACTCCGCACTCGCGCGCCGTTTCCAGACCGTCATGGTCGAGGAGCCGGCCGAGGAGGATGCAGAGCAGATTCTCTTTGGTCTGCGCAGCAAATATGAGGAGTTCCACCGCGCACGTATTGAGGATGATGCCGTGCGTGCGGCAGTGCGCCTCTCGAAGCGCTACATTACAGACCGATACTTGCCGGACAAGGCCATTGACCTCATCGACGAGGCGGCGTCGCGCGTGCGCATGAAGAACACGGGCGGAACGGATCAGCTTGCGGGTCTGCGCGCGGAGATCACGGAGATCGTCCGGCAGAAGGATGCGGCAATCAGCGGGCAGGACTATGAGGCGGCGGCGGAGCTGCGCGATCGTGAACAGGAACTGCGCGCCCAGCTTGAGGCATCGCGGCGCGGCGAGGATCAGCGGACGGAGATCGTGGTGACAGAGGATGATATTGCTGCTGTTGTCGCGCAGTGGACGGGCATTCCCGTCCAACGGATCGCGGCGAAGGAGTCCGATCGTCTCCTCGCACTCGAAAAGCATATCGGGCGTCGCGTCATCGGTCAGGACGAGGCGGTGCGCGCCGTCTCGAAGGCGGTGCGCCGCGCGCGTGCGGGGGTCAAGGATCCGCGCCGCCCCATCGGCTCTTTCCTCTTCCTTGGCTCGACGGGCGTAGGAAAGACGGAGCTTGCGCGGGCACTCGCGGAGTCCGTATTTGGCTCGGAGGAGGCGATTATCCGCTTCGATATGTCCGAGTACATGGAGAAGCATACGACGGCGCGTCTCGTCGGTGCGCCTCCGGGCTACGTCGGCTACGAGGAGGGCGGTCAGCTCACGGATGCCGTGCGCAAGAAGCCGTTTTCCATCATCCTCTTTGACGAGGTGGAGAAGGCACATCCCGATGTCTTTCATATGCTCCTGCAGGTGCTTGAGGACGGACGTCTCACGGATGGGCAGGGCACAGTCACGGATTTCCGCAATACGATCATCATAATGACCTCGAATGCAGGAGCGAACCATCTGCGCTCGACGACGGGCACAATCGGCTTCTCCATCGGCGCGCAGGCGAAGGATACGGATGAGGAGCGTGCAAAGAAGCGCGTCATGGAGGAGGTCAAGAAGATCTTCCGTCCGGAATTCCTCAACCGCATAGACGATATGATTGTCTTCAATGCACTGGGAGAGCCCGAGCTGACGAAGATTGTGGACATCCTCCTGCGCGACGTGAAGGCGCGCCTTGCCGAGCAGGAGATTAACCTCGAGATCAGCCCCTCGGCAAAGCATGTGCTCATCTCGAAGGGGACGGATGTCAAATTCGGGGCGCGTCCCCTGCGTCGTGCAATTCAGAAGAACATTGAGGACGAGCTCGCCGAGCGTATTCTCGCGCGTGACTTTGCGGCGGGGGATGTCATCTCCGTGCGCAAGTCCGGCGACGGGCTTGACTTTGTAAAAAAGGATACAAGCCGCAACAAGCGCGCAAAGAGTGACAAAGAGGCATCCTACCATGAAGTATGAGCGGACTGTCAATGTCTTGGCACCGCCGACACGCGCGGGGAGAGCAGGGGATTTCCTCCTCAATCTGGGCTGGTCGCTGTACTGGCTCGCCCGTGCGGTGCTGCGGGCTCTGATAAGTAAATGGAAGGGACTGTAACGAAACAGTCCCTTTTCTTTGGAAAGAATCGGGTTTTATGGCAAAGAAGAAAAAGACCGCATACGTCTGCCAGAACTGTGGCTATGATACGCTCAAGTGGATGGGGAAATGCCCCGGCTGCGGCGCATGGAACTCCCTCGTGGAGGAGCTTGTCACGCCGCCCGCAGAGGAGCGCAGGGGCGTCGGTACGGGGAATGCGGAGCGTCCGCAGGCAATCGGCGAGATTGCCGTTGAGGATCTGCCGCGCTTCTCGACCGGATCGGGGGAACTTGACCGTGTGCTCGGCGGTGGTGTCATCCCCGGCTCGATGGTGCTCATCGTCGGCGATCCCGGCGTCGGCAAGTCAAGTCTCACGCTGCGCGTTTCGGCGGATATTGCACGCGCAGGACAACGTGTTCTCTATGTGACGGGGGAGGAGAGCGCACGGCAGATCCGCATGCGTGCGGATCGTCTGCAGGCGATTGCAGACGACCTTCTCGTCGTCAGCGAGACGAATCTCGATGCGATCTGCGCCCATGTGGAGCGCGAGCAGCCCGCACTCTTCATCATCGATTCCATCCAGACCATGTACCGCCCAGACATTGAGAGCGCGCCCGGTAGCGTCTCACAGGTGCGCGAGTGCGCGATGGAGCTCATGCGCGTTGCAAAGACGGCGGGCATCGCGGTATTTGTCATCGGTCATGTGACGAAGGAGGGCAGCCTCGCAGGACCGCGCGTCCTCGAGCACATCGTGGACACCGTGCTCTACTTCGAGGGGGAGCGCAACGCCGAGTACCGCGTCCTGCGCGCCGTGAAAAACCGATTCGGCAGCACGAACGAACTTGGTCTGTTCGAGATGCGCGACGTCGGGCTTGTCGATGTGCCGGACGCATCGAAGCTCTTTCTCTCCGAGCGCGCAATGGAGAGCGGATCGATCATCGTGCCGACGGTGGAGGGTACGCGTCCGCTGCTCGTCGAGGTGCAGGCACTCGTTGCGCCGACGCCGTATCAGCCGCCGCGCAGAACGGCGGACTCCGTCGATGTGAAGCGCATCCAGCTGCTCCTTGCCGTGCTCGAAAAGCGTGTTAAGCTGCCCATCGGCGCGGCGGATGTCTACGTCAAGGTCGCGGGCGGCATCCGCCTCGACGAGCCCGCCGCCGATCTCGCGCTCTGCGTTGCAATGGCATCGAGCTTTGCGAACCGTCTGCCGCGTCCGCATATGGTCGTCTGCGGTGAGGTCGGGCTCTCGGGCGAGGTGCGCGCCGTCTCGCAGGCGGAGCTGCGCGTCGCCGAGGCACGGCGGCTCGGCTTTCATGCGGCGCTTCTGCCGATGAAGAACTATCGGCAGCTGCAAGGCAAGTTCGACGATATGCAGCTCTTTGGTGCAGAGAATATTGGCGACGCACTGAAATGTGCGATGCCAAAAAATATTTAAGAGAATATGAATTTCTTCCGATAAAAAAATAGAAGAGGTGATGTGTAGATGAATGCAAGCAATCTCATGGCTGTAACACAGGCTGATGGGATCTCCGCAGGGGCAGGCGCGCCGAAGGGGCGCAGCGGATCGGCGGGGAATCGTGCGCAGGCAACCTCAGGGAAGAATTCGTTCAGCGATACGTTTGGCGCACTGCAAAAGGGAATGGATGCAGAGGCGGCAAAACCGGAGACGCGTGGGACTTCCGCCGATGCAGCACAGACGAAAGTGCCGCAGACGGAGAGCACTGCGCCGTCGCAGGACACACAGGATGTGACGGCAGAGACGCCGAAAATCGTCGGTCAGAAATCGTCTGAACCCGGCACAGAGAAGACAGCGTCCGTAGACGAGTCCACAGCTCCGACTGCCGTCGTAGCGGCACTGGCGGCTCTCGTGAATACGGACACCGCGCTCGTGAACGGCGATGTGAACGAGGGGCTCGATGCCGCACTCACAGAGATCTTGGAGCGCTATGAACTGACGGCGGAGCAGCTCGGCGGTACGAAGCTGCGGACTGCTGTGCAGAGTCTCCTGCAGCAGCTGCCGGAGGATGCGGTGAAGAGTGGCAATCTCCTCCGCGCACTCGAGGGACAGCCGCTCGCACAGGAGACTGAGAATGCACAGCTGCCCGTACAGCAGGAAACCGTGGCACAGGATATCCCTGCGCCGATTATGCGTCTCGCGGCGCTTGATTCCGCGTTGCCCGCGCATCTGCGCGCCGCGCTCAATACAGAGCCGGCACCGACGGTCGAGAATGCACCTGTACTCACGGTGGAGACACTTCCGACGGGCTCGATTCCTGCGGCAGAGATGAACGACTCGCGCAATGCTGCAAATATTGCTCCCATTGTTGAGGAACAGACAGAGAACCTGCAGGCGGCGACAGAGAAAATTGCTACTCCGATCCTCAGAGCTCAGGCAGAGCAGCCTCAGAATGAGGGGCGCGCCGCAGCCGAGCTCGTCGGAGAAAATCTGACGACGGAGGACGGCACGGTCAATCCGCTCACCGTACTCGCACAGCGTACGATGCGTCACGACATGGCGCAGGGTGATGCGGCGGGACAGGGGATGCAGCAGGAACAGACCGCGCAGCAGGGCGAGGCGCAGCAGCCTGCCCGCATGACAGCGGTTCCGTTCGAGATGCCGACGCGTACAACAGAGACTGCACCGCAGCCCACACAGCCCATTGCGGCGCAGACCGGGACAACGCCGGCTCCGGTACAGGAGGCAGCCTCTCCCGCCCCGGCACAGGAGGCACAGCGTCCACAGGCGGACTATGAGATTCCGCGTCAGATCGTAGAGCAGGCACGGCTTCTCCGTACGCTCACAGATACGCAGATGGTCATTCGTCTGCGGCCGGAGCATCTCGGCGAACTGACACTGCGTGTCGCCGTTGGCAGAGACGGTGCTGTGCAGGCATCGTTCCACAGCGACAATGCGCAGGTTCGCAACGTGATCGAGAATTCCCTCGTCCAGCTCCGGCAGGAGCTGAACAATCAGGGGCTGAAGGTTGACCGCGTTGGTGTCTACACAGGTCTCGCGGACGGTCAGATGCCGCAGGGACAGGGGCAGGAAGCGTGGCAGCAGAGTAGCAGCCATCGCGGGGAGACGACGTACTATGGACGCGGGGATGCCGACGACTATCTCGACGAGGTCGAGGGGCTTACTCCCATTACGGCAGAAGAAAATAACGGAAATGCTGCCACGGATGGCGTAGACTATCGCGTATAGCGGATAGAGGAGGAAATATCGTGGCAAGTTCAAATCCACTGAATACAATCAACGTCGGCGGTGTTGTGCAGAAACTGTCCGACTACGAGGCGGCGCAGAATCAGGCGAAAGCGAAGGACAAGAAGAACGACGCTCTTGGAAAGGACGCTTTCCTGAAACTGCTCGTCACGCAGATGCGCTATCAGGATCCACTTGACCCGCAGGACAACAGTGAGTACCTCTCACAGCTCGCGCAGTTCTCGGCGCTCGAGCAGATGACGAATGTCTCCAAGGGGCTTGAGAAGGTGTCGAAGATTGTCGACAACATCAACTCTTCTGTCCTCATTGGGCAGTTGAGCGGCATGATCGGTCAGCCCGTCCAGTGGAACAGCGTGGTTATGGGCGAGGATAAAAAGCCTCTCAAGAACAGCGATGGAACGGTGAAGACGCAGAGCTACGAGGGAAAGATCATCGGTGTCAGCATCACCGACGGTCAGCCAAGCGTTATTGCCGATGTGAATGGTAAGATCCATCAGGTTCAGGTTTCGGAAATCGTGCGTGTTGGTCGCCTCACGCCTGAAAAGAAGCCCTGAGCATATTGTAACAAAACCCCGTGAAGATTTGCGCCTTCACGGGGTTCTTTTTGTCACACTGTCTCCATCTTTTCGTCCGCATTGTCAAAGCGTCGGATCAGGAACTGTTGGAAACAGACGGCTGCAGGTGGAAGCTGGCGCTGCGTATTCCACGCGACACCGACCGCGCGCTTGCAGATCGGGAACGAGACTGGGATGTAGCGCAACTCGGGGTGCTCGACCCCCGCGAGCTTCGGCAGGAGGCTGACGCCGAGACCTGCGGCGACCAGCCCCGAGATCGTCGACACATCGTCACCCTCGAAGGTGATCTCGGGATGAATGCCCGCAAGATCGAAGAACTGATCGACGAGGATACGCAGACTGTAGCTGCTCTTCATCGCAATCAGTGATTCATCTTCGAGCTCATTCAGATTGATGCTCTTGCGTTCTGCAAACGGGTGTCCGAGCGGTACGGTGACAAAGAGCTCCTCAGACCAGAGATAGACCCATGCGCTATACTCTGTCGTAGGTAGGGTAGAGCAGAGGCAGAGATCCGTTTCACCTGCGGCAACCTGTTGTGCGAGCGTTGCGGAGTCCTGTTGATTGAGCTGGATGCGGATGTCCGGATAGTTTGCGCGAAAATCCTGTAGGATATGAGGCAGGGCATAGCTGCCGAGCGAGTGGATAAAGGAGAGTCGAAACTCCCGCGAGACCTCCGCGCCCGCGCTGCTCGCTTCCTCTCGGGCACTGTCCACCTCGCGCAGAATGCGATCCACGCGACGCAGGAGACGTTCTCCCTCCGTCGTCAGTTCGATCTCGCCTTCATTGCGCTTGAAGAGGGGGACATCCAGATCCCTTTCGAGCTTTGCCATCGAGCGGCTGAGTGCAGGCTGGGTCACGTCGAGCATACGCGCCGCACGCGTAAAGTGGCGGATGTTTGCCATGACCTGAAAATATTTTAGCTGTGCAAGTTCCATTCAGTAATTCCTTTCTTGTATATCTATTATATCTGTAGAAAGAGCAATATACAATGAAGAAAGAATAACTTTCTATATAAGTTTTTCATATGTTCTATTACTGATTGGTATACACTGTGCTCGTATTGAGAGGCTCATGCAGAGAGTATTCAGTCTGCTAAAAATTTTTTAAGGTTTTTTTTTGTGAAAAACGATATATTTAATAGAGTGGAACTACAAATTGTTATATAAAAATGAAAGGAAAAAGATCATGAGAATCGAGCAAACGTCAACGGATGTTCTTGGGCGGATGAATCAGACGCAAGGTGCAAAGAAACATAATGCGGGCGACTTTGCGTCGGTGCTTTCATCGGTTCAGTCCGAGCAGATGGAGAAGGCAGCGGAGAAAGAGCCGAAGGTCGGGAATCCTCTCGGGCTTTCCGATGAAGAGTATAAGTGGTGTTTTTTTGGTTGGCGTTTTGATGCCGATCATGTTGTGTATTTTCCGCCGCGGGATGCCCCGTTGGAGGAGCAGCGTGCATGGTATGAAGCGATCAAAGATTTATCTCACTTGGAGCGGCAATTATTTCTCTCCCATCTTGGCTTGGCGCTGCGTGATGAGGACGGAAATGCCAGCTATGAGATGTTTACCGAAAAGGTGAAAAAGCTCGGCTATCGCGGCGTTCTGGAAGAAGGTCAAAAATGGATGAAGGAGGTTGCACATGACAGCGCCGGCGTTGTAGATGAGGAGAGCTTTGCGATCATCAAGCGCCATCTCCGTCTGTATGATGAGCTTCTCGATGCATTTATCAAGGGGAAGAAGGACGACAGGTGAGATCTGTTTCAACAAAATGATTCATGCGGGGAGGTTTCCTTTGCTTCTGCGAAAGAGCGGCAGAGCAGAGGGAACTTTCTCTTTTTCATATATGCGGTCTATGCAGCTCTGTATGCTGCGCGATCGGCTGCATAATTTTATCTTGACAAGTTCTATATGTTCTGTTAATATATCTCATGTCGCAGACAGCGCGAGAAGTGAATATGGAGTGGTACTCAAGAGGCTGAAGAGGACGGTTTGCTAAATCGTTAGAGTGGGTAACCGCTGCGAGAGTTCGAATCTCTCCCACTCCGCCATTTCTATCCTAAGCCTTTATCGGGCTTTTTTTATTTTTATTTCGTTTTCAAGGAGATGTTTACATGGAGATGCAGGGAACGCCGCCATCCTTTATCGAGCGGTATTTCAAAATCCGCGAAAAGGGCTCGACCGTGCGCACGGAGCTGCTTGCGGGCATGACCACCTTTATTGCGATGGCGTACATCCTTTTCGTCAATCCGAACATTCTCGCGGATGCGGGGATTCCGAAGGATGCGGCGATCGCCTCGACGATCTGGATTGCGGCGCTCGCCTCCATGGCGATGGGCGTGTTTGCGAATTATCCCGTTGCGCTCGCTCCGGGCATGGGACTCAACGCGTTCTTTGCCTACTATGTCTGCGGCGTTCTCGGGCTGCATTGGACGGTCGCGCTCGGTGCGGTTTTCTTCTCGGGCGTGCTCTTCCTCATCCTGACGGTCGGCGGCATCCGACAGGCAATCATCAATGCCGTACCGCGTGATCTGAAACTCGCAATCAGCGTGGGCATCGGACTATTTATTGCATTCATCGGTCTCAAAGGGACGGGGCTCATCGTCGAGAACTCGGCGACCTATGTCTCGCTCGGTCATGTGACCGCGCCGACGACTCTGCTCTCCCTCTTCGGGCTGCTCTTTACTGCGGCACTCATGGCGCGTAATGTGCACGGCTCGATCCTGATCGGCATTTTCGTCACCACGATCCTCGCGATGGTGCTTGGCATGACGCCTGCGCCACAGGGGATCGGTGATATCATCAGCACCTCGCTCCCGCACATGGGGGAGACCTTCGGTCAGCTCGATCTCGCGGGCGCGTGGAACTACGGTCTTGTCTCCATTATCTTTACGTTCACGGTCGTCGAGCTCTTCGATAATATGGGCACGCTCATCGGACTCACGACGAAGGCGAAGATGGTCAAGTCCGACGGTCATATCGAGAACATCGACAAGGCGTTGACGACGGATGCGGTCGGTACGATGGTGTCTGCCGTATTCGGTACGTCCACGGTCACATCCTACATCGAGAGTGCGGCGGGCATTGCCGCCGGCGGTCGCACGGGACTCACGGCGCTCGCAGCGGGTGTGCTCTTCCTTGCCGCTCTCCTCTTTACGCCGCTGATCGGACTTGTGCCCGCATTTGCAACAGCGCCCGCACTCATCCTTGTCGGTGCGCTGCTCATGTCCGAGGTCGGCAAGATCGACTTCGGTGACTTTACGAATGCCCTGCCGGCGTTTCTGACGATCATCATGATGCCGCTCACCTCGAGCATTGCAAACGGCTTTGCATTCGGCTTTATCAGTTACACGATCATGAAGCTCTTTGCGGGGCAGTATAAGAAGGTCAGCTGGATCATGTACCTGGTCTCGATTGCCTTCCTCATCAATCTCGCGCTGCGTTCGTAATCTCCGAGGGAGGAGCTGCCATGAACATCAAAAAGTGGGCGACATCCGCCCTCGCTGCGCTCATATTCTTCTGTGCGCCGCTCCTTGGCGGCTGCATGGGGACGACTGCGCCTGCAAACTCTGCCGGGCAAACGGCAGAGGGAACGATTACGGTCAAGGTGCTGAACATCGGGCAGGGGGACTCCATCCTCATTCAGACACCTGAAAAGACCGTACTCGTGGATACGAGCGATGTGGACGAGCGCGACAAGCTGCGCGCCGAGCTGAAGAAGGCGGACGTGAAAAAGATCGACACTGTCATCCTCACTCACCCGCACGCCGACCACATCGGCGGCATGGATGTCCTGCTTGACGAATACACCGTCGGCATGGTCTACGACAACGGCATGCCCTCGACCTCGAAGCTCTTTCTCGGCTATGTGAAAAAACTCAAGGACAAGCATATCGAGCGCAAGGGACTGGTTGCAGGTGACCGCGTCGATCTCGGCGGCGGTGCCGTGTTCGAGGTGCTCGGTCCCTCGGCAGAGCTCGTGAAGGAGGGCAATGTCAAGGGCTACAAGCACGACCCGAACAACGAGTCTGTCGTCGGACGGCTGGTCTACGGCAACTTCTCCATGATGCTGACGGGCGATGCGGAGAAGAAGGAGGAAAAGGAAATCCTTGCGGGCGGAAGCCCCGTGCAGAGCACGATTCTGAAATCGGGGCATCACGGCAGCAAGACCTCCTCCACGGCGGACTTCCTGCGCGCCGTAAGGCCCGAGGCTGCGCTCATCTCCTGCGGCGTGAACAACGACTACGGTCATCCGCACAAGGAGACGATGAAGAAATACCACGCGCTCGACATTCCCGTCTATGTGACGGCGGCGAATGGGACGATCACGGTGACGAGCGACGGGAAGACCTATGATATTTCCGTGGAAAAGGGGGAGAAACAATGATTTCCGCCTATCTTGACCGCTTTGAGGGGAAGTACGCCGTGCTGCTGCTCGGCGATGCGATGGAGAAGGTCAATTTCCCCAAAGCGTTTCTTCCTGCGGATATTTCCGAGGGAGATTATCTGACGATTTCGATGGAACGCGACGTAGCTGCCACGGAGGCAGCTGAGGACGAGGCATTAGAGTTGCTGAAGGGATGAATCGGAGGTGTTATTGGCATTGATACGGTGGAATGTATGTGCAAGGACGCTGCTCACAGTGGCAGCGCTTTTTGTCTGTTTCTGTACTTTTTTGGCAGGGACGGGCGAGGCGAAAGGCAAGACGCACCGCCTCATGAGCATCGAGACGCAGGAGGTGGAGATCGACGGGCGTGCAGCCGTGCGCATTCAGATCGGTGTGAACCGCGCAGATCTCTCCTATGCGCTTGCTCCGCTTGAACACGGTGACAACGAGCTCGTCCTCGCACTCGAGGATGTGAAGCTCGATAAGAAATTTCCGAAGGAATATGCGCCGTTAGGGGCGATTGTCGAGCAGATTACGGTCACGCCGGAGGGCAAGCGCCAGGCTGTCCTGCGCATCAAGGCAGGATCTTCTCTCCTCCATGAGGACGCCTATCGCATCTATACCGTGCCGGGCGACGCGCGCGGAAAGACGAAGGAATATCTCGTCATCGACATCTTTGCCGATGATGGGAGCGTGGGGGAACAAATTGATCTGCACGGGCATACCGTCGTCCTCGACCCGGGACACGGGGGCAGCGACACGGGGGCGATCGGCTACTCGGGTGTGCGCGAAAAGGATGTGGCACTTGCCGTTTCCCTGCGTACGGAGCAGCTCCTGCGCGGCGCAGGTGCAGAGGTCGTCATGACGCGCACGAAGGACGTGGATGTCGGTCCTGCGGGCAGCACCGATGCGGGGGAACTGCAGGCACGTGTGGATGTGAGTCTTGCGCATCCGTCGGCAGAACTATTCCTCTCCGTGCACTGCAACGCGTTTACGAACCCCGAGGCACACGGCATGGAGACCTACTACTACCCGAAGACGGACGCAGACGAGCACTTTGCGACCCTCCTCAATGAGGAGCTTGCCGCTGCGGGCGGACTTTTCAATCGCGGTGTCAAATACGCGAGATTCTATCTCCTGCGGCATACGGAGATCCCCGCCTCCCTCGTGGAACTCGGCTTTCTCTCGAACCCGGACGAGGAAGCACTGCTTGCAGATGCGGATTATCAGGAGCAGATGGCACAGGCACTCTTTCATGCCATTGCACGTTATTTCAATGAGAGAGGAGAAGAAAAGTGATGTTGATGCAACGGAAAACGATTGTCTACACACTCGCTTCGCTTTCCTGTGCAGCACTGATCGCCCTCGGGGCAGGCTGCGCGGATGAGCAGAAGGCGCAAACCGGAGATGCTGCGAAGACAGAGCAGGCAGCGCCCAAAGAGACACCTGCGGCAACAGTGCCGAAGGAG
This window encodes:
- a CDS encoding ComEC/Rec2 family competence protein, translating into MNIKKWATSALAALIFFCAPLLGGCMGTTAPANSAGQTAEGTITVKVLNIGQGDSILIQTPEKTVLVDTSDVDERDKLRAELKKADVKKIDTVILTHPHADHIGGMDVLLDEYTVGMVYDNGMPSTSKLFLGYVKKLKDKHIERKGLVAGDRVDLGGGAVFEVLGPSAELVKEGNVKGYKHDPNNESVVGRLVYGNFSMMLTGDAEKKEEKEILAGGSPVQSTILKSGHHGSKTSSTADFLRAVRPEAALISCGVNNDYGHPHKETMKKYHALDIPVYVTAANGTITVTSDGKTYDISVEKGEKQ
- a CDS encoding NCS2 family permease, with the translated sequence MEMQGTPPSFIERYFKIREKGSTVRTELLAGMTTFIAMAYILFVNPNILADAGIPKDAAIASTIWIAALASMAMGVFANYPVALAPGMGLNAFFAYYVCGVLGLHWTVALGAVFFSGVLFLILTVGGIRQAIINAVPRDLKLAISVGIGLFIAFIGLKGTGLIVENSATYVSLGHVTAPTTLLSLFGLLFTAALMARNVHGSILIGIFVTTILAMVLGMTPAPQGIGDIISTSLPHMGETFGQLDLAGAWNYGLVSIIFTFTVVELFDNMGTLIGLTTKAKMVKSDGHIENIDKALTTDAVGTMVSAVFGTSTVTSYIESAAGIAAGGRTGLTALAAGVLFLAALLFTPLIGLVPAFATAPALILVGALLMSEVGKIDFGDFTNALPAFLTIIMMPLTSSIANGFAFGFISYTIMKLFAGQYKKVSWIMYLVSIAFLINLALRS
- a CDS encoding LysR family transcriptional regulator, which encodes MELAQLKYFQVMANIRHFTRAARMLDVTQPALSRSMAKLERDLDVPLFKRNEGEIELTTEGERLLRRVDRILREVDSAREEASSAGAEVSREFRLSFIHSLGSYALPHILQDFRANYPDIRIQLNQQDSATLAQQVAAGETDLCLCSTLPTTEYSAWVYLWSEELFVTVPLGHPFAERKSINLNELEDESLIAMKSSYSLRILVDQFFDLAGIHPEITFEGDDVSTISGLVAAGLGVSLLPKLAGVEHPELRYIPVSFPICKRAVGVAWNTQRQLPPAAVCFQQFLIRRFDNADEKMETV
- the radA gene encoding DNA repair protein RadA, which translates into the protein MAKKKKTAYVCQNCGYDTLKWMGKCPGCGAWNSLVEELVTPPAEERRGVGTGNAERPQAIGEIAVEDLPRFSTGSGELDRVLGGGVIPGSMVLIVGDPGVGKSSLTLRVSADIARAGQRVLYVTGEESARQIRMRADRLQAIADDLLVVSETNLDAICAHVEREQPALFIIDSIQTMYRPDIESAPGSVSQVRECAMELMRVAKTAGIAVFVIGHVTKEGSLAGPRVLEHIVDTVLYFEGERNAEYRVLRAVKNRFGSTNELGLFEMRDVGLVDVPDASKLFLSERAMESGSIIVPTVEGTRPLLVEVQALVAPTPYQPPRRTADSVDVKRIQLLLAVLEKRVKLPIGAADVYVKVAGGIRLDEPAADLALCVAMASSFANRLPRPHMVVCGEVGLSGEVRAVSQAELRVAEARRLGFHAALLPMKNYRQLQGKFDDMQLFGAENIGDALKCAMPKNI
- a CDS encoding ATP-dependent Clp protease ATP-binding subunit yields the protein MNYRQFFTQAAIKAVEFSQYIAQRRGKGYIGTGQLLLGIMHMRDTIAAEVLDKFGADYDSAEQVIRNSDGFQDVLHPAEDVPYYTRRAQRVMQGAIDTAREERSFVTTEHILLSLLTEAEGTAVHTLEELDVDIEELQSEVLERMSDAEEEKSTRRKPNKGGAKGLPASLKKFGRDLIGVARTGGLDPVIGRAAEIDRVIQILARRTKNNPILLGEAGVGKTAIAEGLAQRIADGEVPFLLEDKRVVTLSMTALVAGTKYRGEFEERLKNVVDDVIKAKNIILFIDEIHTLIRAGGAEGSLDAANILKPALARGEMQIIGATTLSEYKKHFAKDSALARRFQTVMVEEPAEEDAEQILFGLRSKYEEFHRARIEDDAVRAAVRLSKRYITDRYLPDKAIDLIDEAASRVRMKNTGGTDQLAGLRAEITEIVRQKDAAISGQDYEAAAELRDREQELRAQLEASRRGEDQRTEIVVTEDDIAAVVAQWTGIPVQRIAAKESDRLLALEKHIGRRVIGQDEAVRAVSKAVRRARAGVKDPRRPIGSFLFLGSTGVGKTELARALAESVFGSEEAIIRFDMSEYMEKHTTARLVGAPPGYVGYEEGGQLTDAVRKKPFSIILFDEVEKAHPDVFHMLLQVLEDGRLTDGQGTVTDFRNTIIIMTSNAGANHLRSTTGTIGFSIGAQAKDTDEERAKKRVMEEVKKIFRPEFLNRIDDMIVFNALGEPELTKIVDILLRDVKARLAEQEINLEISPSAKHVLISKGTDVKFGARPLRRAIQKNIEDELAERILARDFAAGDVISVRKSGDGLDFVKKDTSRNKRAKSDKEASYHEV
- a CDS encoding N-acetylmuramoyl-L-alanine amidase family protein, producing the protein MALIRWNVCARTLLTVAALFVCFCTFLAGTGEAKGKTHRLMSIETQEVEIDGRAAVRIQIGVNRADLSYALAPLEHGDNELVLALEDVKLDKKFPKEYAPLGAIVEQITVTPEGKRQAVLRIKAGSSLLHEDAYRIYTVPGDARGKTKEYLVIDIFADDGSVGEQIDLHGHTVVLDPGHGGSDTGAIGYSGVREKDVALAVSLRTEQLLRGAGAEVVMTRTKDVDVGPAGSTDAGELQARVDVSLAHPSAELFLSVHCNAFTNPEAHGMETYYYPKTDADEHFATLLNEELAAAGGLFNRGVKYARFYLLRHTEIPASLVELGFLSNPDEEALLADADYQEQMAQALFHAIARYFNERGEEK
- a CDS encoding flagellar hook assembly protein FlgD: MASSNPLNTINVGGVVQKLSDYEAAQNQAKAKDKKNDALGKDAFLKLLVTQMRYQDPLDPQDNSEYLSQLAQFSALEQMTNVSKGLEKVSKIVDNINSSVLIGQLSGMIGQPVQWNSVVMGEDKKPLKNSDGTVKTQSYEGKIIGVSITDGQPSVIADVNGKIHQVQVSEIVRVGRLTPEKKP
- a CDS encoding DUF3006 domain-containing protein, coding for MISAYLDRFEGKYAVLLLGDAMEKVNFPKAFLPADISEGDYLTISMERDVAATEAAEDEALELLKG
- a CDS encoding flagellar hook-length control protein FliK, which translates into the protein MNASNLMAVTQADGISAGAGAPKGRSGSAGNRAQATSGKNSFSDTFGALQKGMDAEAAKPETRGTSADAAQTKVPQTESTAPSQDTQDVTAETPKIVGQKSSEPGTEKTASVDESTAPTAVVAALAALVNTDTALVNGDVNEGLDAALTEILERYELTAEQLGGTKLRTAVQSLLQQLPEDAVKSGNLLRALEGQPLAQETENAQLPVQQETVAQDIPAPIMRLAALDSALPAHLRAALNTEPAPTVENAPVLTVETLPTGSIPAAEMNDSRNAANIAPIVEEQTENLQAATEKIATPILRAQAEQPQNEGRAAAELVGENLTTEDGTVNPLTVLAQRTMRHDMAQGDAAGQGMQQEQTAQQGEAQQPARMTAVPFEMPTRTTETAPQPTQPIAAQTGTTPAPVQEAASPAPAQEAQRPQADYEIPRQIVEQARLLRTLTDTQMVIRLRPEHLGELTLRVAVGRDGAVQASFHSDNAQVRNVIENSLVQLRQELNNQGLKVDRVGVYTGLADGQMPQGQGQEAWQQSSSHRGETTYYGRGDADDYLDEVEGLTPITAEENNGNAATDGVDYRV